Proteins from a single region of Caloramator sp. E03:
- a CDS encoding DRTGG domain-containing protein, translating to MSKHEDIIKYIKNLRVGTKISVRFIASELNVSDGTAYRAIKDAEALGIVTTIPRVGTVRIEKMEKRNIESLNYAEVVNIVEGTVLGGKDYLYKTLNKFVIGAMTTDMMKKYITPGNLLIVGNREDAQRLALENGCAVLITGGFGCSGEIKALADKNELPIISCSYDTFTTASMINKAISENLIKKDIILVEDIMKTDVVYAKTSYTIGYLKEMIKITKHARFPVLDRYDRVVGVITIKDIEPNVQDNEMVINFMTSNPVVVTPKTSVAYVAHIMVWEGIELIPVVEDKKLVGVISREDVIMALQYINKQPQVGETIEDLVLKNFTYTNTDKGMKFTGRIVPEMLSSIGTASWSVLSLIMSTIGTLALTQKNHLNIIVDSFTVYYVKPVQIDSVINVNTQIIETGRNISKVEIEMTLDKSRELVGKALLSAKALKK from the coding sequence ATGTCAAAACATGAGGACATTATTAAATATATAAAGAATTTAAGAGTTGGTACTAAAATATCTGTACGTTTTATTGCATCAGAGCTCAATGTAAGTGATGGTACAGCTTATAGGGCAATTAAAGATGCAGAGGCTTTAGGGATTGTAACCACTATTCCAAGAGTTGGAACTGTAAGAATTGAAAAGATGGAAAAAAGAAATATTGAGAGTTTGAATTATGCAGAAGTTGTTAATATAGTTGAAGGGACAGTGCTTGGAGGAAAGGACTATTTATATAAAACCCTTAATAAGTTTGTTATAGGTGCTATGACAACTGATATGATGAAGAAATATATAACTCCAGGTAACCTTTTAATAGTTGGAAACAGGGAAGATGCGCAAAGGCTTGCTCTTGAAAATGGCTGTGCAGTTTTAATTACAGGGGGATTTGGTTGCAGTGGAGAGATAAAGGCTCTTGCAGATAAAAATGAGCTTCCTATAATATCCTGTTCCTATGATACTTTTACTACTGCGTCAATGATAAATAAGGCTATATCTGAAAATTTAATTAAAAAGGATATAATCCTTGTAGAAGATATAATGAAAACCGATGTTGTTTACGCTAAAACTTCTTATACTATAGGTTATTTAAAGGAAATGATTAAAATAACAAAACATGCAAGGTTTCCAGTATTAGATAGATATGATAGAGTTGTGGGAGTTATAACTATAAAAGACATAGAGCCAAATGTTCAAGATAATGAGATGGTAATAAATTTTATGACAAGCAACCCTGTTGTCGTTACTCCTAAGACATCAGTGGCCTATGTTGCACATATTATGGTTTGGGAAGGAATAGAGCTCATACCTGTAGTTGAGGATAAGAAGCTTGTTGGTGTTATAAGCCGTGAAGATGTTATTATGGCTCTTCAATATATAAATAAACAGCCTCAAGTTGGAGAAACAATAGAAGACCTTGTTTTAAAGAATTTTACCTATACAAATACTGATAAAGGAATGAAATTTACTGGGAGAATTGTTCCTGAAATGTTAAGTTCAATAGGTACAGCAAGTTGGAGTGTCCTAAGCCTTATCATGTCAACAATTGGTACTTTAGCATTAACTCAAAAAAATCATCTAAATATCATTGTTGATTCCTTTACTGTTTATTATGTTAAGCCTGTTCAGATAGATTCTGTAATTAATGTAAATACTCAAATAATAGAAACTGGTCGTAATATTTCAAAGGTTGAAATTGAAATGACTCTTGATAAAAGCAGGGAACTTGTTGGGAAGGCTCTTTTGAGCGCTAAGGCACTAAAAAAATAG